The Arachis ipaensis cultivar K30076 chromosome B03, Araip1.1, whole genome shotgun sequence region cacaataatattccatttgaattaatataattatttatttgatcaaatcaaattaataattaaataattctacagcaaatgttagaacactcgttagtgtgtgattccataggttcaatactaagcgggtagtaaattagtcatactaaatttactaatcaagattggcgtctagcaacactcctcaacgacccgatagtatgaagtaatatatttttactaagaacctcagaagaacaaagtataattccttccatctttccagctcttggttaacccttaaagtatggtttaattgtcaaactctaacttgttaccattattataatgaactatgaatgacttaagaaactcatttcttcattcattcaatccccttggccaaggttttattcatttcagtcattataatcatagagctcaaactctttaccgagagttgacggattccttattgactaatcattaattctacaagtatttaaatcatacccaatatccattcaactagcaccgtaaggtattaggtgtccggaatcaaagtataataaatacattgttaattcaCTACAAAAAAATTTGGTAATTACGGCGGTTTTTTAGGGTTATTATGGCGGTTTTAACTGCCATTATTACCATGAACGGCGTTAAAAAAAAACCGCCATAATTTGAAGCGCCatttggttattacggcggtttttcaAAAACCGCCATAATTATCTGGTTAAAACGGTAGTTTTTGAGTTGGGttaaacggcggttcaaaccgccgttatttcctTGGCAGAGTGGCATTTTTGGTTTGTTAAAACGACGGTTCAAACCGTCGTTATTTCCAGGATAAAATGgcgtttttggttggttaaacggcggttcaaaccgccgttatttcctTGGTATAGTggcatttttggttggttaaaatggcatttgaaaccgccgtttttaccgaATTAAAACGGCATTTTTAGTTGGTTAAAACGGTATTTTGAACTACCGTTTTTACCCTGATAATGACATTTTtattggttaaaatggcatttaaaATCGCCGTTTTTACCATGTTAAAATAACTTTTCATGTTGTTTAAAATGACAATTACAAGCCGCCGTTTTTACCGGataaaagtgacattttttatcgtttaaaaagGTAGTTTTAACCGTCATTTTTACCGtattaaacaaataattttttgtttaaaatttcacaataacaAGAAATCATAGCCTATAAACAAAATATTAGGTAATTCATAAATAAAgtattaaatataatataaaattttttagtattaaaaatcaaaagtaataacttcaatacaaataaaatataaaatataacataattttttaattctaaatgttTTCACTTAGATTGGCTCCAATTTCTAACAGTGTCAGATATATCTCATACATAAAACAAGGTAACTAACTTGGCTAATACCTTGAAAGTAagaaaaataacataatattATGAATATTATGATTTTGTTTCTTCCTGTGTATCTTCTATCTGGCTCCCCAAATTTAAAATATCTTCCTCCAAAATTTTGCCATctgcttaaaataaaaagtgtAAATAGTAGTAGTTATTCACTCtagtaattattataatttaggTTAAATTAAGAATTAATACTAAGTATGATAAACTAACCCATTTTatctaataataattaaatatgttaCAAGTAATAAATTATCCTTTATATTACCCATTTGCATATTATGATTATAGTTTGaagattcaaaaaataaaaaagaaaaagatataggTCACGTGTTCTGATATAGTTATTAGCAagaattcaaaaaatatatagaTGAAGATTCAAATAGAAAATGAAAAGGACTTTACCTAAGCATTGATTGATAACCTTATATATGCTTCTCACATTGAAGATTAGATTTATAGAGACATATATAATAATGTGACATATATACCTCGAAGCGTGAGGGGTCGAATTTGTGTGGTTGAGGGAAGAAATCAGCAGAATGGTGAATGCTTTGAAGAGTGGAAGGACCTTCTAGTTTTTGGAAATGTAGtaatcttgaagctccacatctTCCACTACTTCTCTGAATGTGAATGACAGTATGCTTGCACTTCTCAACGTTTCTTGGATTACCTGAtgaaaattaaaacataaatatatattaataaattggtTTAATGCATTAAAAATTGAGTTCACAATAATGATAACAAgatcaatgttattttttttattcgatATATATAGTAACAATAGTATATAACAGTAATTGGAAACATTGAAAGGGAACTGAAAAAGTAGACCTACTAACATTCGGTATCAAATATTCAGGAGTTTTTCTTTCCATTAGAATGATATTTTATGGCAAGTGAAAATGACTTGCGGCAATATCTAGAGGAAACAATTTTCACTTCAAAATATATTGATCAAATTTCACATATAAGACACTTATAATTATAAAAGGTTATTCAACATATGACATATCCCCTTAGAAGTAATGAACAAATAAGAAACAAGTTCAAAAAAGTCTAAAGTACTCACCTCAGTCATTCACCGACGAAGCATTAGATTCTGGAAAAATACCATTTGCCGCCTGCTTTAGCTTTACGGCCAAAAATTTGTTCTCACTTGCTAAGGAAGAAAGCTGTAGATAAAtgcaaatatttttatatttaaacaagcaaggaactgtaTCTTAAGAACTTAATATATTTAGTTTGCCTTTAACTAAGCTTGAATTTCATACCAAACTATCTTCTTTGCTGATCCAAAAAAAATTCAAGCAGATTTGGTATAGTTTTCTACTCTTCTTTTTTACTTCTTCAATTAAACAACTTGAATGTTTTAACAAATAAATATTCTATCAACTTAAACATCACTTGGGCCAAGTACACTGCTACTAAATTTTGTTCCTCTgagtttttatttaataaaatttattggaACAACTCCATGGACCAAATAAGTtcttatttgtttaattttttcttgGGGAAAAAAGGGGGTCAATCTTTAAGACAATAGAAAATCAGAGAGATAGGAAAAAAGTTTCCTCATTCACTTGTTACTCACAAACTGACAAAACAAACAAAGCATCACAAACTGCAATATTCACTTATGAATAATAATCAGGTTGATCCTCTGCGTCAGATTTATTTCTCTGATAGTTGCTTACATTGGACCCTGAATATCAAATATTGTTAAAGTATTCAGGGATAGGAACTCACATTCAAAGGCCAGACAAAGTCATCATATATCCTAAGTATCCTTTCATGGACTGCAGCATCAAAAGCAAAAAGAAATAAGAATCAAGCTGAGTTACAACTTCATTGTACAATCCTAAAACTGCTATTACAATCTCAAAAACACCTTGTTGATATATTTGCAGTGTGCTAAATAAGTGTTACATTTACATTTTACAGTCCAATTTATCTGAATAACATCGTTAATCTTCATGTGCAAGTCTTTTATCTTTTCTGAACATGAAGGACACTTCTTATTGAATTAGAATAAAAGGTTTCAAGCTATTTGTTTTGCAGATAACATCCCTATAACTATGATTCCAAACCAGTAAAAAACCGCGTCAAATAGCAAAAACTCACATCTAAGGATGTTATTTTCAGGAATGGGGTCTGAGCAACCGAGTAACCAATTAGCTAGATTATCCAGAATCAAACACCCAAAACCTCCAAAATTGTTCCTATCCCTGAAGCTTGCATCACGATTCACTGAGAATATATTTGAAGGTGGAAGTTGCCATGCACTTAAATTCCTTTAAgtaatttgaaattgaaaaaaaaaataacgatCTGAGTGTCAAATAAGATAAACCACCTTTTTCTTGCTCCAAGGTTCACTTGCATTCAAAACTTCATTATTTCGATCCTTCTAAACCCATCAAATTTCAGCTggaaaaaaaatcataatccttAAGCTGTTTGAAGGCTTTTTTCTGAAATTTAAATTGCTatctaagaaaaataaattagatcCATGGCTTTTCCAAATTTGTGAAGTCTTTAGATGGAACCTAAGACAATGATCAATAGTTTCTATTTCAAGTTGTATCTTTGGTAAAGATGAGAGTTAGACATGTCTCTTTAGTAACGGAAGACACAAATAGGTAATCCATCAGAGAGAAAAAGCCACATACATCTAATTTCAAGAATATTAGTCGCCATAACCAAAGTCAGTTATCTATAATTCGAATtccaaaaagaaagagagagtaaAGGCAGAGGGTAGTGGAATTCGTAGCTACACCACCGTCCCTCTTCCCCTCCGGCCTCCGCCACTCTCATTCTCTGTCCATCTCTCCCTAAACTACAATCACATTTAAGAATCAAAATCGAAAACACCGACAAGGAAGCTTAATCCATAAGCCAAAacaaaaaagtaaagaaaagaaaaaaagcgaAGCTAAATTGGGAAAGTTGTATTATAAACTGCAAGTTGTAACTAGAGGCAACCATGGCAAGATTCGTCAACTATCGAGTAGGAAAAAtcgaaaaattgaagaaaaaaaggGAATAGGCATAAGAAATTAGGCACCTGAACATCAGGGGTATCGAAGTTCATGACTCAGATCTTGGCACCAACGTCACCCAGAATTTGGAGCTCCACTCGGTCGTTGAGCGAGGAGTCACGCATCAAATTAGCGGAGTAAAGTGAAGCATAACTATAAAAGTGAAGAATTAGAAACTGCAAAAGTGATCTTAAAACTTGTTtaagaaagaataacaaactacTATTTAAGATGGAAACAATGAGATAATAGATATGCATGTTCTAACGATGAAACATACTACTTCATTAGCATTTCAGTTTAGAGTTGTATATCAAGTTATTTCCATGAACATAAAGACTTGAAATATATAGTTTTTGGGTTAAGCCCACAAAACTTGGTACAAACTTAGTACATATTAATGAAAAGCACCTGTTTGCTTTATTCTCAGAGAGAAAGGAGGCCAAGTTGATACCTTCCTTGTTGTGATAAGGGATCTAGAGGGCATTGCTGCTACAGAAGATACTATGAACCTAATGAGGGACATCACATAGTAAATAAGACGGAGTAAATAAGGGATAGTAAATAAGGGATAGTACATAAGTACATAGTAAAAGTTGGTGAACCTGGTTCATTAGGATTTTCTCTCTTTCGCTACAATTAAATGGAATAGTGTTCTTAGTTCTTAATCAGTAACATAGGCTTTCTTAGCTGGACTATGTGAAAGACAACCAGTTCGTATTTTAAAATATAGAAATTAATCCAGCAACAACAATTATCTGAGCAATTAAGCATTGTGAATCAGAAACCTTGCCTTTTGCTCGTTTATGCCTTGAAAGATTTGTTACtggttttaaatttgattctcaattcaaatttaaatcatatcttgttattttaaacttgaatcttttaaatttatgaatcatatcataactcaatttgaaacagaatcagttaggatcacatccaaatttagaattcaaatttagaaatagaataactaattattctcaaatctcatataatattctcaattatcatactattattatattcttggtgctagcaaaaaatataataatattctatttgaattaatataattatttatttgatcaaatcaaattaataattaaataattctacagcaaagattagaacactcgttagtgtgtgaccccataggttcaatactaagcgggtagtaaattagtcatactaaatttactaatcaaggttggcgtctagcaacactcctcaacgacccgatagtatgaagtaatatatttttactaagaacctcagaagaacaaagtataattccttccatctttccagctcttggttaacctttaaagtatggtttaattgtcaaactctaacttgttaccattattataatgaactgcgaataacttaagaaactcatttcttcattcattcaatccccttggccaaggttttattcatttcagtcattataatcatagagctcaaactctttaccgagagttgacggattccttattgactaatcattaattctacaagtatttaaatcatacccaatatccattcaactagcactgtaaggtattaggtgtccggaatcaaagtataataaatatattgttaattactatgacagtcgcaggtcaaaggaaactctattactatgttcatcttgataatatcctattgacaaatatacggtaattataaccattaggaattctcagagtgagtcatacttataacatgttcaatttgttatacatttttctattattcatgtattattattatttaataaatattttatgttcaaaatgttatttatttatttattttaactaacctataattttatttctattgttatgttgtCGTTAACTTTTTAATatattgttaagacttgttatgtcattgttaattatttaaaatttgatgttgagacttgttatatgtatttaatttttttatttaaaaaatcgcaaatccaaaccgatcaaaaccgcttgtaatcggatcggatcggattggatttccaaaaaaatttcatccaatccaaaccgcaccgcacataaattaagcattcggatcggatgactttttttcttaaaaccgaaccaaaccgcaccgcgaacactcctagttggtaccctatacttttcctattaaaaaaataaaagttacaATATTTATTTCCAATTAATATCATATTTCATGTTTAACTAATTTCTTGCTGATTGGTCTTGCTTTGCACATAGCCTCTAATGGAACTAGTTTTGCAAAGGTGAAACCTTTGTCCTCCCTCATATCAATTTCTTCATGATTGAGTCGTTCCCATTCAAAACATTGAACCAATAATCCCAAAGTCAAACCCATTATACGATTTGCCAATCCATATCCAGGGCAAGCTCTTCTTCCCAATCCAAATGCCATTAACTTGTTTGCTTCCCCTTCTTTCTCAAATCTTTCAGGCTTAAAACACTCAACATCATCACCCCAAATTTTAGGATCTCTTCTCATAGCCCATGAATTAATTAACACTATAGTGTCACGTGGAATAGTGAATCCTCCAATATTCACCTCATCTGAAGAAAAATGAGGCAGTAACAATGGACTTGGAGAGTACAATCTAAGTGTCTCATGGATAATATTTTGAAGATAAGGAAGTTTTGGAATGTCTGATTCATCTACTAAACGATCTTTGCCTATGTGATTGTCAATTTCATCCTTTGCTTTCCTCAGTATCTCTGGGTGATTCAACAAAGCGGATAACGTCCACTCCATAGTTAGAACCGTTGTGTTTGTTCCAGCAAGCAACATATCCTAAGTTTAGTTTATTTAATTAGTAATGTCCAACACATTATGATAGAAACTCATATACAGTAATTGTCTTTAGGTAGAGctgatagttaaaaattattagatgataatttagtcaaaatatattaaattatctaataattttggtgaatgctacccaaccccctctaaaataatatataagtTACCTTTCATTACGTGTCACATTGTAATTGGTccttatcttaaccatagttaggttattttataatttattattcttaaaatatcaAAGCTCTACTTCCGTTACTTAAAGCACATTTCACTCCTTCATTCTTTGTTTATCACTTCATCACACGTTCATGACAAAAAGATACTACTCAAATGAACAAATTAAATGCGATATAAAAAATGATAGAAATTCATATGCAGTTCCTTTTACGTGAAgctaatagttaaaaattattagatgataatttagtcaaaacaaattaaattatctaataatttttaattattaatttcacatcaaaataactatatATGAATTTTCACCGTAAAAAATAGTTGAAAATATTAGCCATGCAAATTTAATTTACCAAGTTATTCATATGCACACCTGAATAAGGCCTTTGATAATATGATCCGTGTAGTAGTTAGGTTGCAATTTTTGAAGAAGCAAGAGATGTTGTATCATGGTATCGTTATTACCATGCTCCCCATTGCGATGTTCTTCAAGGAGTCCTTGCCAAAACATGTCAGCTTCTTCACCAACCCTCTTCAATCTCTTCACAAATCCATCAAAATCAAACCACCTAAGCAAAGGCAAGAAGTCGCTCTTGTTGTTCGCATCCACCAACGACAGGATCTCTCTGATGATCTCTCTGAACCGTCCTGCTCCGTTGTCATCCCTGGCGTTGCAGTCGTCTTTTCTGTATTCATTCCTCTTTCCGGAGACCATCCTCATCATATTATTGAGTGACATCTCCGTTATCCTGGGCCTCAGTTGCACCCTAGCGAACCCCATGGACGTGTCTGCCACCAGGTTTCTTATGAACCTGGTGACCTCGTCCCTTCGAATTTCGAAGAAGGAGTTGAGACGGGGCGTCGAGAGGACGTCCATGGTGGCTATACGACGAAGGTTGCGCCAGTGGTCGTTGTTGGAAGAGAACACCAGGCTGGTATGGTTATAAAAGAGGTACTTTCCGGTGAGAAAACGAGGGCGGTTTGCCAAAACGGTGTCGTATTTGGTGAGGCATTGTTGGGCTAGGGTTGGACAGGACACAACGACGACAAGGCGAGAGCCGAACCAGAGAGAGAAAATGTGGCCGTAGGTTTGGGAAAGAGCGTGAAAAGTTCGGTGGAGACGGGGCTTCAAGTGGTGTAGGTTGCCTATTATGGGAAGTGTTGGTGGACATGGTGGAAGGTTCTTCTTGTTACTGTGGCTTGTGTTTGTTTTGGTGAGagtgatgataatgatgaagGCAACAATAATTGTGAAAAGGGAGTAATACAAAAAAGGTTCCATTAGAGAGGCTAGGTAGAGGTATATATGAGTGCTTCAATGCTTTGCTCAAAGGCATATGCAAATAACAATATTTTGAGGTGCTTTTATAGTTGAAATTATTACTGTTTCTTTCTCAAATGTCATAAAATTAGGGagctactcaaatgaagatgcaaaaaacatctttttatgaagatgctttgtataaaagtgtgatttattaATTTGGCCACACTTCAAATAAAAACAACACTTTTATAACATATTAAAATCTAACCCTACAATCTATCATCTAAGggtcaaaaaaaaaatcatcacatGAAGATAATTATAATATCTTCATGAGAGTACCCACCTAAAATTATTCTGGCTTGTTTCCCAGCCTGCTGAAGTGAGGANNNNNNNNNNNNNNNNNNNNNNNNNNNNNNNNNNNNNNNNNNNNNNNNNNNNNNNNNNNNNNNNNNNNNNNNNNNNNNNNNNNNNNNNNNNNNNNNNNNNNNNNNNNNNNNNNNNNNNNNNNNNNNNNNNNNNNNNNNNNNNNNNNNNNNNNNNNNNNNNNNNNNNNNNNNNNNNNNNNAAGagaggaaaaaattaaaaaaaaaaaaaaagagaaaatatgtGGTGGATAGAGGATGTTGTATTTAGTAATGGTAAAAAGACCAGAACAAAAAACaataactaaaatttattttatttaatatttattaattataaaattttaattattttttattaatttattttattactaaatATTATCGTTTTTGTatatatctctttactttaccaAACACGTATAGTCCTTTTTGTAATTAAGTTGGATTACTAGTTGATTGATCTAGAAATATTTATTAACCAAAACTACTTGTATTTCCAAAATTATATTTTCTCTCACTCTAATTTTCGCGCTGTGGCTAATCGCTATATATCATTAGAGAAAGTATGGAGAGCTAATGGACGGAGATTTCgtgagtattagagatataatcattagaaAAGTCTAAAGGCTAGTAACattgttaaattttggccagcatataactagtaaaaaaaaaagtgagctattgaataaaatctcacaccaatctcatactattaaaaccatcattgatggctataaattacaaaaattgctggcccctagcattcctcataatcattagtgttactttTTTTCCTCATAATCATTCATAAATTGTGACGAGAATTCAACGACGTTGTTAAGGGATGAAGAAAAAGAGACTGTGACCGACGACGTTGGCGCTTCTTGCCACTACGGCGATGGCGATGCTGGGAATGAACGAAATTACGTGACGGAGAAAGAATGGAGGAATGGAAAGATGCTTCGATTAACGGGAGTGagattttgatattttaaaaaattatatcattacccatctcaaataataaattataaaataacccaATTATGGTTAATATAAGGATCAATTACAATGTGACACATAATAAAAGATaatttacatgttattttagaagaTGTTGGGTAGCATTTACCTTTATATATACGTTtccaaaaatatttgataacaaaaaaaaatcatccaaaaacaaccataacttgtcttattcacattaaataaaaatttaagcaCATAAATTGACTGAAAAACATAAATTAACTGAAAATATACACATCCGTATGATGATATCTTTTAATTTATGAGTGTTGATTACAATACATTATCTAATGCAACTTATTAAAGTCACGtttgttctctctctctctcgagcaacttattaatgcaatttatgatctCTTTTAATGCAACTTATTAAATAGAGAAATGCTAGGGGCCAACAACTTTTGTAATTAATAGCTATCAAATAGTTATCAATGATAATTTAATGGTGTAAGATTGGTGTAAAATTTCATCCAATAACTCacctttctctgctggttacatgctgatcaaaattcaataaaattgatGGCACTAGACTTTTTCTATTAAATAATCTAATACAAAACTCCTGTCTACATCTCAATTATATATTATCTTTACTTAAAAGATTATTTTAACTATTttctttggaaaaagaaaaacccTAAACGAATATAGATGTACCTGAATAAGCCCTTTGATGATAATATCAGAGTAGTACTGAGGCTGCAATTTTTGCTGAGTTAGGAGATTCCCAATCATGGTTTTCTTATTATGCTCCCCATTACGGTGCTCATCAATTAGACCCTGCAAGAATTTATCGGCACTCTTGTTAACCCTCTTCAGCCTTTTCTCCAAACCGTCGAAGTCAAACCACCGTAGTAACGGGAAAAAGTCAACCACCTTGCTTGCACCTATCAACGACAGTATCTCCGCGATGGTCTCCCTGAATTTCATGGCTTCCTCGGTATCCGCCACGTCATTGCCGCTATCATCGTCCCCGTAGTACCTCTTCCCGGAGATCATTCTCATCATGCTGTTGAACGAGATCTTGGAAAGCCATGGCCTCAATTTAACCCTAGTGAACTCCGTGCAGGTTTGCTCAACCAAATTCTTTATCACTCTCAGGGTTTCATCTTTGCGTGTTTCCGCGAAGGAGTTGATGCGATGCGTGGAGAGGATCTCGGTGGTGGCAATGCGGCGAAGGTTCCGCCAGTGATCGCCGTAGGAGGAGCAGCCCAAGCTGGTGCAGTCGTAAAAGAGGTGCTTTCCAACGAGGTTACGGGCTCTGTTGGCTAAAACGATGTCGTACTTGGTGAAGCATTGTTGAGCTAGGGTTTGGGAGGAGACAACAACAACAAGCTGTGAACCAATCCAAAGGGAGAAAATGTGGCCGTAGGTTTGTGATAGGGCGTGGAAGGAGCGGTGGAATGGGGACTTGAGGTGG contains the following coding sequences:
- the LOC107634717 gene encoding isoflavone 3'-hydroxylase encodes the protein MEPFLYYSLFTIIVAFIIIITLTKTNTSHSNKKNLPPCPPTLPIIGNLHHLKPRLHRTFHALSQTYGHIFSLWFGSRLVVVVSCPTLAQQCLTKYDTVLANRPRFLTGKYLFYNHTSLVFSSNNDHWRNLRRIATMDVLSTPRLNSFFEIRRDEVTRFIRNLVADTSMGFARVQLRPRITEMSLNNMMRMVSGKRNEYRKDDCNARDDNGAGRFREIIREILSLVDANNKSDFLPLLRWFDFDGFVKRLKRVGEEADMFWQGLLEEHRNGEHGNNDTMIQHLLLLQKLQPNYYTDHIIKGLIQDMLLAGTNTTVLTMEWTLSALLNHPEILRKAKDEIDNHIGKDRLVDESDIPKLPYLQNIIHETLRLYSPSPLLLPHFSSDEVNIGGFTIPRDTIVLINSWAMRRDPKIWGDDVECFKPERFEKEGEANKLMAFGLGRRACPGYGLANRIMGLTLGLLVQCFEWERLNHEEIDMREDKGFTFAKLVPLEAMCKARPISKKLVKHEI
- the LOC107634716 gene encoding cytochrome P450 81E8-like: MAALHFIYYSLLSLALLVFTLNKILFRKTSSLNIPPCPPTIPIIGNLHHLKSPFHRSFHALSQTYGHIFSLWIGSQLVVVVSSQTLAQQCFTKYDIVLANRARNLVGKHLFYDCTSLGCSSYGDHWRNLRRIATTEILSTHRINSFAETRKDETLRVIKNLVEQTCTEFTRVKLRPWLSKISFNSMMRMISGKRYYGDDDSGNDVADTEEAMKFRETIAEILSLIGASKVVDFFPLLRWFDFDGLEKRLKRVNKSADKFLQGLIDEHRNGEHNKKTMIGNLLTQQKLQPQYYSDIIIKGLIQVHLYSFRVFLFPKKIVKIIF